The window ATCATCAACGTATACAAGAAAATATATGATAGCACCGTTGCAGGTATAAATGAAGATTGAGGTGTAAATTCAAAGGAGAGCAAAAAGGAACTAAGCTCTTGGTACCAAGCACGTGGGGCTTGCTTGAGGCCATAAATTGCATGCCAAAGCTTACAAACATGGGAGAGAAGTGTTGGATCAGTGAACCCCGGTGGTTGAGACATATAAACCTCTTCGGAGAGGGAGCCATGAAGGAAGGCATTATTTACATCAAGTTGATGTATTTTCCAATTGTGGTGAAGGGCAAGGCTAAGTACAATCCGAATAGTAGTGGATTTTACAATCAGACTGAAAGTCTCAGTGTAGTCAATACACCATCCAAAATTTATTTTTGAGAGGATACAGCCACACATATTTGGTAAAATGATCaacaaaaataatataatatttaaaattatcCATTGATTCAACCGGAGTCGGTCCCCATACATTAGTATAAATGAGATCAAGCGGACCACGACTTTTAAGAGAAGATGCATGAAACAAAAGTTTATGGCTCTTAGAACATTGACAGGAGGAACACAAGGTAGAGATAGTAGACAAAGATGATAAGGGGGAAGAACACTGCTTGACAAGATATTGAAGGGTGTGAGACGACGGATGACCACGTTGTTTGTGCTAGTCTTGCATGGGAGCCTTGACACCAATCATGGCGAAGGGCTGAGCAGCAGAAATGCGCACACTCGTAGGCCATTCATACACATCATTTTTATTTGGGCCGCAGATGAGAATCTCCCTCGTGCGCGGGTCCTTgacaaaaaaatgagagggaaaaaattCAATAGATGTAAGATTAGTTTTACAAAATTGAGAGAcagagataaaaaaaaaaattgcatggaAGGAACACACAAGGTATTGAATAAAGTAAAGGATTTGGAAGGACTTGAGAGAGATGTAGATCTAGAGTGAGTAATACGTAAACCAAAGCCATCACCAATAACAATATTGTCAGGTCATCATAGGGGGAGTGAAGGGATAAATTTTGCAAATCAGAGGTGACATGATTTGTTGCAGCAGAGTCGACAAGCCAAGGTTGAGAAGCAGAAAATCAGGTGACTGTGTAGTTGGCTATTGGTTTCGGATGGGAGAAATGACGAGCCTAAGGGCATCGTTTGGTAGTGTGGCCCTATTGATCACATAGTTGACAGAACCCTTTGTAGCCATGGCCTTGAGAGAGGTTGGTTTGCTGATTTGGATTGTATGAGTTCCCTTGATTGGTATAATGCGAGAAGTGATTGGAACGATTGGAGTTGTATGGAGAGCCTTGATTAGTAGGGAACCGAAATTGTTGGGACCGACCACGAGTACCACCACGATTGATGGGAAAATGGCGAGGAGAATTGTTGCTTGTACGGTGAGTTGCATTTGAGGAAAGCACTGGGGATTCACTGCGGGCTTCTTGTCGTTTGCGATAGGCTTCATAATCAACAAGTTTATCATGTAGATCTTCAAAggagatgagatttttccaagcACGAATGCCGGCAgtgatttctttaaattcatCACCAACTCCATTGAGGATGTGAATAACATAATCAtgatcaagtagaggaatatcaATGAGAGTTAACTCACCAGAGATGACCTTAAGGGTTTGCAGGTATTCAGTAATAGACTTACCATCACGGGGTCGAGTGAGTCGTTCCTTGAGACTCATAACACGTGAGCGAGAGCAATTCACATAGGCCTTTGAGTTTGTCCCACGCTTCTTTGGAGGATTTGCTAGATGCAATTAGGGTCGCAATTGAGTTAGAGACTGAGATACAGATAGCATGTAATAGAAGTTGATCTTGGCGCTTCCAAATAATTGATGTGATTGAGTTGTCAGAAGGACATGGTTTTGAGCCATCTATGTAGCTTATTAGGTCATAACCAATCAAGAGAGAATCAAATTGGGCACGCCATGTTGGATAGTTTAAGGGCATGAGTTTGAGAGGGAGTTGTGCATTAGCAATGGCGATTAATGACGCGTTTGAATCAAAGGAAGCTACAACGGATGTAACCATGGGAGTTGTGGTGATTGATTCTTGTGCAGCTATTGATGAAGGATCAAGGTTTCTCATTAGAGATggaggctctgataccataaaatgacaaaATATTATTTGGCTGAATGAATTATTTTATTACtctttgtgatatatatatacacacatgtttACAGATTTTACAGAATCAATCAAATATTATCATAACTAAATATAGTTACAGATAAGCATGGAAGAGATTTTACAGAATCAATCAAATATTATCCTAACTAAATATAGTTATAGATAAGCATGGAAGAGATTTGTTGCTAGCTGGACTGATTTGCTATTAATCTTGGATGGTGTATTCTCTACCCTCATTGCAAGCAATGATAGGAACTTTTGCCTCGCATTTCCATCACCCATTTGTAGACTTATTGGACACCATTCAATGACCGATTAATAAAGAAAATTacacagtgggacccatgatttgaacCTTCCTATTAACGTGCACGAATGAATTCATTCACTTTGACTTATCTAACAATTCCACAGCACATGagaatggattttttatttttaaaattgtaaAAGGGGCGGCTAGTTGGTACGTACACGGGTCTCTAAATTCGTCCTTTCATCAATACCACTGGTAGGctgaaacggaagcggattgcgttgagtaactcagtacgtttAGTGTAGTGACTACACTCTGTGaagttcaccatgatttatgtattttatccactccatctatccattttaccagataattttaatgcatgtgaaaaaaattgaagcttatccaagtctcaaatggactacaccacatgaaacagtattaattgaacttctaccattgaaaatttcttgagtgtcacagaagttttggatcaagcttatatttattttttttcccttcatccatgtctgtatgatctcatgaacatattggatgataaatatacatcactgtggggcctagaaaggtttcaatggtagaaatcattatacccactgtttactgtggtatgatctccttgagctttggatatgcttcaattttggtctcaaccctttaaatgagctgaaaaaacggatggacggtgtggataaaccacatacattcatggtgggcccaacttagTTTACTAGTACTATAATATCATGCTGAAtaaactcagtacgcaatccgatttcggctGAAACCAACGTTGGCGGGAAACCGTCGTTTCGGATCGAGATAGGATGGTATGTCCAAACATTCCCATTCACTCATAGTGGGACATTGACATCAAACCATTGGATAGCTGATGATAGGACTCAACGTactgatggggcccaccaaataattGATTGTCATCATCTCATACAATAGcttaaaaactgaaaaataaaataaaataggacCTTGACTCTACTAGATTTCATCAGGGCTGGAGAAAAAACTCAATTGGGACATGACTCAGTCAAAAATTGAGAAAAACTCAGgtaaagctgtgtgggcccaccatgatgtgtgtcgaacatctaccccatcagtcagatatatgcaccattacatggtgggccttgggcttaaaaatcaagtcaatccatgacttgcgtgggccgcaccacatacaaaagttgagagggttactctcccattaaaaattcataatcatttgttgggcccactgagatgccgttcacaaatccagcccatccattatgtgtgtcccacttggatgaggggtctgaccaagtttcatatgcatctaagtttaaggtgggctccacatattgcttttatatgttttatgcatatcttcacatgattttagatgttatggcccacttgagttccgtataaggctgaattttaggatatcccataatttaaaggggacccatcaaatgcacgatgttgatgtttgatccacatcatggtgggtcccacacagctcgacctcatgggaagttccataGAATCATTTCCGTGTGTACAtactcacctacgcacctatgcACGGGCGCACTtatgcacgtgtgcacctttgcacatgtatcatgggcatctaatccgaatggtacatgtgatgcggaatcccatgaaacccctaagAACAACTTTTCACAtggatctaaaattctggtgggccatagcaaagagaaatgcaaatcaagggaggaaaatgttttcatttttcatggcccatcaaagttttggatcaaagtaaaaattgagtcTGGGGTTTCATAAGGTGcttcttcacgtggaccgttcagattttagagtcacatcacatatgatgagttctcaaaaaagtttgcacgagttTTGTGTGAACTGGTGTGCAATTGAGCAttctgatacacacacacacacacacacacacaaacacacgcgcgcgcgcgagtcaagtttcaaatcgagttgagtcagTGCTGAGTTAAACTTCGGGTCAAGTTATTAGGTGacccgaacttgactcggtttgagttcagattggacgaagtctactcgATTCAGATCGGCTCACTCACTTGTTTCAGATCGAGTTGGGTCTAAACAAGTAGGACGATTCAAGTTTGCCGAGTCCAGTTGTCTCGTGTCCAGCTCTAATGGTTCAGCCCACTGTTTGCACTGGATTGTATATTCTATCAGTGTTGATCCATTGACGAGAAAGAAATGATTGTATTGAAAGTTCACATACAGCCTAAATTTCAATCAGTGCACTATTTAACATCAAAGGAATATATATAGTTACACTGAAACAAAGGCCTATTTGATCACATACATCTTGTTGTAGCTTGCCATTGAATGAAAATACAAATGAAATATGATAAGAGAAGAGGCATTACAATGACATGATAAAATCAACCAAACTCTCTAATGACTCATATGAAGAGCCTCCTTTCTCTAAACAATGCATTGCATTTTCCTTTAGATCAtgtactctctctctcatctcctctcCTTCAATCTCCACCATCAATCTTCTTATGGCCCACTCTATCTCACCTctctcgaacccattctcaagttGCATTCCCACCCTCCAAACATGGCTCACATACCTAGCATTCACCTTTTGGTCCCATAAATAAGGAGAACATAACATGGGGACCCCTTCACATATGCTCTCCAACGTAGAATTCCAACCATTGTGTGTCCAAAATCCTCCCACTGATGGGTGCGCCAGAACTtctggttgtggggcccacttaattatCTGCCCTCTCTCCCGTGTCTTCTCTTCAAACCCTTCTGGTAGTTCGACCCAATCATGGCCACTGATGGAGCCAGGCCGGAGAACCCACAAGAAAGGCTGGTCACTATTGGCTAGACCCCAAGCAATCTCCTCCATGTGTGTTTTATCAATGGAAGCTGAGCTCCCAAAGCTGATGTAAATGACGGACTGTGGCACTTGCTTATCTAGCCATGCCATGCAGCTGTAGTCTTGTGTTAGTAAGCTGTTTGATGCTCCCTGTGAGAATTTGTAGAGTGGTCCCATGGCAATGAGTGGAATGGGATGACGATCTTCTCTAACTTTTTTCAGTGCAGTTGATTCAAGACCATCGAATGTGTTCATGATGTAACCCAAAGAGGACATTGTTGCATTCTTCATATTGGTCCACAAGCGCTCAAACGTATCAGGATCCGTCGTGCTGAAGTCTGGAATGTCCTTGATCCTCAGCGGCGGAATCTCAGGAATAAGTGAATCTGGCTGACAATCTGCTAAACACGGATTCATTAATATGTTTAAAATAATCTACACATTGCTTTTGTTTAGAGaattaaatgtgtgtg is drawn from Magnolia sinica isolate HGM2019 chromosome 5, MsV1, whole genome shotgun sequence and contains these coding sequences:
- the LOC131246258 gene encoding UDP-glycosyltransferase 76B1-like: MDESKKVQIQEKKIHHLVILPLPFQGHINPMLQLGTILHSKGFSITVIHTHSNSPNPSNFPNFNFEPIPDGLSDHRLWTEDPLTLVSILNDTCQAPFHDRLSRLISDSQHGPVTCIITDELFHFTKAVADQLKLPRILLGTSSAACYATMSSLDFLQQNGLLSITDCQPDSLIPEIPPLRIKDIPDFSTTDPDTFERLWTNMKNATMSSLGYIMNTFDGLESTALKKVREDRHPIPLIAMGPLYKFSQGASNSLLTQDYSCMAWLDKQVPQSVIYISFGSSASIDKTHMEEIAWGLANSDQPFLWVLRPGSISGHDWVELPEGFEEKTRERGQIIKWAPQPEVLAHPSVGGFWTHNGWNSTLESICEGVPMLCSPYLWDQKVNARYVSHVWRVGMQLENGFERGEIEWAIRRLMVEIEGEEMRERVHDLKENAMHCLEKGGSSYESLESLVDFIMSL